In Hydrogenovibrio thermophilus, the following are encoded in one genomic region:
- the nuoI gene encoding NADH-quinone oxidoreductase subunit NuoI, which produces MIAFIKHQVKTFGLTELFKGLAVTGKYLFKKKITVRYPEEKTPLSPRFRGHHALRRYENGEERCIACKLCEAVCPANAITIESEEREDGSRRTTQYDIDMFKCIYCGFCEEACPVDAIVETRVFEYEFHERGPHIMTKEKLLAFGDKHEEQIAADRAADAKYR; this is translated from the coding sequence ATGATTGCATTTATCAAACATCAAGTAAAAACCTTTGGATTGACCGAATTGTTCAAAGGGTTGGCGGTCACCGGTAAATATCTGTTCAAAAAGAAAATTACCGTCCGTTATCCGGAAGAGAAAACACCGCTGTCACCGCGTTTCCGTGGTCATCACGCGTTGCGTCGTTATGAAAATGGTGAAGAACGTTGTATCGCCTGTAAATTGTGCGAAGCCGTTTGTCCGGCCAACGCCATCACCATTGAGTCGGAAGAGCGTGAAGATGGCAGCCGTCGTACCACTCAGTACGACATCGACATGTTCAAATGCATCTACTGCGGTTTCTGTGAAGAAGCCTGTCCAGTGGATGCGATTGTGGAAACGCGCGTGTTCGAGTACGAATTCCATGAAAGAGGACCACACATCATGACCAAGGAAAAACTCCTGGCCTTTGGTGATAAACATGAAGAGCAAATTGCTGCCGACCGAGCAGCGGATGCGAAGTACCGTTAA
- a CDS encoding NADH-quinone oxidoreductase subunit J, giving the protein MTFEQFIFYLLAAISVFSGLMVISVKNPVKAALWLVLAFIATAGVWLTAQAEFLGLVLILVYVGAVMVLFLFVVMMLDINIARLKEGFTRYLPLGVLAGLAIFALMYLVLGPERFGLEHYAAPAKVGAEDSNTLSIAVPLYTEHAYAFILAAVLLLVGIVAAITLTLRRRAPKEVLYQDIDKQVKVQASERFKMVKMDAVVEKDIPAKEED; this is encoded by the coding sequence ATGACTTTTGAGCAATTTATTTTTTATCTATTAGCGGCAATTTCTGTTTTTTCCGGTCTGATGGTCATCAGTGTGAAAAACCCGGTTAAAGCCGCACTTTGGTTGGTATTGGCGTTTATTGCAACCGCCGGTGTCTGGTTGACGGCTCAAGCGGAGTTCTTGGGGCTGGTATTGATTCTGGTTTACGTCGGGGCGGTGATGGTGCTGTTCTTGTTCGTGGTGATGATGTTGGACATCAATATCGCACGTTTAAAAGAAGGGTTTACCCGTTATTTGCCATTAGGTGTTCTGGCAGGCCTGGCGATTTTTGCCCTGATGTATTTGGTGTTAGGGCCGGAGCGTTTCGGCTTGGAACACTATGCGGCACCGGCGAAAGTCGGTGCGGAAGACAGCAATACCTTGTCGATTGCGGTGCCATTGTACACGGAGCACGCTTATGCGTTTATTTTGGCAGCGGTTTTGTTGTTGGTCGGTATAGTCGCGGCCATCACGCTGACATTGCGTCGTCGAGCGCCGAAAGAGGTGTTGTATCAAGACATCGACAAACAGGTTAAGGTTCAGGCTTCTGAGCGTTTCAAAATGGTCAAAATGGACGCGGTGGTCGAGAAAGACATCCCTGCGAAGGAGGAAGACTGA
- the nuoH gene encoding NADH-quinone oxidoreductase subunit NuoH: protein MFDALQAWLSSFLFDWLAILITLLLQAVAVILPVMLAVAWLTFAERKVIGYMQVRMGPNRVGPKGWLQPIADALKLMFKEIVMPSQSNLYLFVVAPILTIAPAVAAWAVIPFDDNGVVVSDINAGVLYVLAVASIGVYGVIISGWASNSKYAFLGAMRASAQKISYEIAMGFALVTVLMVADSMNLTAIVNGQQGGFWHWYWIPLLPMFFVYFISGVAETNRAPFDVAEGESEIVAGFHVEYSGMAFAVFFLAEYAMMILISFMTAIMFMGGWLSPFEGIPGLEAAFAWVPGFIWLFAKVAFLLFLFLWFRATFPRYRYDQIMRLGWKVLIPVTIVWVFVVGVMEYFKFGPWFN, encoded by the coding sequence ATGTTTGATGCGTTACAAGCTTGGCTTTCTTCCTTTTTATTTGACTGGTTGGCCATTTTAATTACCTTGTTGTTGCAAGCGGTGGCGGTCATCTTGCCGGTGATGCTGGCGGTGGCTTGGTTAACGTTCGCGGAGCGTAAAGTGATCGGTTACATGCAGGTGCGTATGGGGCCGAACCGCGTCGGGCCGAAAGGTTGGTTGCAACCGATTGCCGATGCCTTAAAGCTGATGTTCAAAGAAATCGTGATGCCGTCCCAGTCGAACTTGTATTTGTTCGTGGTGGCACCTATTTTGACCATTGCGCCAGCCGTGGCCGCTTGGGCGGTGATTCCATTCGACGATAACGGCGTGGTGGTGTCTGATATCAACGCCGGTGTCCTGTATGTACTGGCCGTAGCATCCATTGGGGTGTACGGGGTGATCATTTCCGGTTGGGCTTCCAACTCCAAGTACGCTTTCCTGGGGGCGATGCGTGCTTCCGCACAGAAAATTTCGTATGAAATCGCGATGGGCTTCGCACTGGTCACGGTTTTGATGGTCGCCGACAGCATGAACTTGACGGCTATTGTCAACGGTCAGCAAGGCGGTTTCTGGCACTGGTACTGGATTCCACTGTTGCCGATGTTCTTCGTTTATTTCATTTCCGGTGTGGCGGAAACCAACCGTGCGCCATTCGATGTGGCGGAAGGGGAGTCTGAAATCGTCGCCGGTTTCCACGTTGAATATTCCGGTATGGCCTTTGCGGTCTTTTTCCTGGCGGAATACGCCATGATGATCCTGATTTCATTCATGACCGCCATCATGTTCATGGGTGGCTGGTTGTCACCGTTTGAAGGCATTCCTGGGTTGGAAGCGGCCTTTGCATGGGTGCCGGGCTTTATCTGGCTGTTTGCGAAAGTCGCTTTCTTATTGTTCTTATTCCTCTGGTTCCGTGCGACTTTCCCGCGTTACCGTTATGACCAAATCATGCGTTTGGGCTGGAAGGTGTTGATTCCGGTTACCATTGTCTGGGTCTTTGTGGTCGGCGTGATGGAATATTTTAAATTTGGCCCGTGGTTCAATTAA
- a CDS encoding NADH-quinone oxidoreductase subunit M, whose amino-acid sequence MIFDLPILSTLIWLPILGGLLILFVGSNRDAFAKWFALFISVVTFLCSIPLWTNFDTTTSAMQFVERVEWIPQFNIYYSLGVDGLSMPLVLLTTFTQILVIASAWDVIKERVEQYMGAFMIMQGLMIGVFVALDGILFYVFWEALLIPMFIVIGKWGGPDRVYATIKFFLYTFFGSVFMLVAFLYMYFQSGSFSILDFHTMSLSYMAQILIFLAFLIAFAVKVPMFPVHTWLPDAHVQAPTAGSVVLAAIMLKMGGYGFVRFSLPITPDAAMELDWLVIVLSLIAIFYIGLVAMVQSDMKKLVAYSSISHMGFVTIGMFLVYDIVQNTGSIQGSMIGMEGAMIQMISHGFISGAMFLMIGVLYDRMHTREISAYGGVVNTMPWFGFFAVLFAMANAGLPGTSGFVGEFMVILASFKANVWYGVIAASTLIIGAAYTLWMVKRVFFGAVANDNVGTLQDLNKREFAIMATLAVAVVLLGVYPAPLIDVMHSSVANLLIQATTSKL is encoded by the coding sequence ATGATTTTCGATTTGCCTATTTTAAGTACCCTGATTTGGTTACCCATTCTGGGCGGTTTACTGATTTTATTCGTGGGATCGAATCGAGATGCGTTTGCGAAATGGTTTGCGCTTTTTATTTCCGTCGTTACCTTTTTGTGCTCGATTCCGCTGTGGACGAATTTTGATACCACTACCTCGGCGATGCAGTTCGTTGAGCGAGTCGAGTGGATTCCGCAATTCAATATCTATTACAGCCTGGGTGTGGACGGCTTGTCCATGCCATTGGTCTTGTTGACGACCTTTACCCAGATTCTGGTGATTGCGTCGGCTTGGGACGTGATTAAAGAACGCGTCGAACAATACATGGGTGCCTTCATGATTATGCAAGGCCTGATGATTGGGGTCTTCGTTGCGTTGGACGGGATTCTGTTCTATGTGTTCTGGGAAGCGCTGTTGATTCCGATGTTCATTGTCATCGGTAAGTGGGGTGGCCCGGACCGTGTCTACGCGACCATCAAGTTCTTCCTGTATACCTTCTTCGGGTCGGTCTTCATGCTGGTGGCGTTCCTGTATATGTACTTCCAGTCCGGCAGCTTCTCGATTTTGGATTTCCATACCATGTCCTTGTCTTACATGGCGCAGATTCTGATTTTCCTGGCGTTCTTGATTGCCTTCGCCGTCAAGGTGCCGATGTTCCCGGTGCATACTTGGTTGCCGGATGCGCACGTTCAGGCGCCAACGGCGGGTTCCGTGGTGTTGGCGGCCATTATGCTGAAAATGGGGGGCTACGGCTTCGTACGCTTCAGTTTGCCGATTACGCCGGATGCAGCCATGGAATTGGATTGGTTGGTCATCGTTTTGTCGTTGATTGCGATTTTCTACATCGGTCTGGTGGCCATGGTGCAGTCGGACATGAAAAAACTGGTGGCTTATTCCTCGATTTCCCACATGGGCTTCGTGACCATCGGTATGTTCTTGGTGTATGACATTGTTCAAAACACCGGTTCCATCCAAGGGTCGATGATCGGGATGGAAGGGGCCATGATTCAAATGATTTCCCACGGGTTCATTTCCGGCGCGATGTTCTTGATGATCGGTGTCTTGTATGACCGTATGCATACCCGTGAAATTTCCGCTTACGGCGGGGTGGTGAACACCATGCCGTGGTTCGGCTTCTTTGCCGTGTTGTTTGCGATGGCGAACGCCGGTTTGCCGGGCACGTCCGGGTTCGTGGGTGAATTCATGGTTATCCTGGCCTCATTCAAAGCGAATGTCTGGTACGGCGTGATTGCGGCTTCCACCTTAATTATCGGCGCGGCTTATACCCTGTGGATGGTAAAGCGTGTCTTCTTCGGTGCGGTGGCGAACGACAACGTCGGAACCTTGCAAGATTTGAATAAACGCGAATTCGCAATTATGGCGACACTTGCCGTGGCGGTTGTGCTGTTGGGTGTGTACCCGGCTCCATTGATTGATGTGATGCATTCTTCGGTGGCCAACTTGCTGATTCAAGCGACCACGTCAAAACTATAA
- the nuoG gene encoding NADH-quinone oxidoreductase subunit NuoG, with the protein MVKIEINGQVVEAHEGDMLIDVADDAQISIPRFCYHKKLSIAANCRMCLVEVEGAPKALPACATPVTDGMKVHTKSAKALTAQKSVMEFLLINHPLDCPICDQGGECELQDVAMEYGDDVSKYTEAKRILGDKNIGSLIHTDMTRCIHCTRCVRFGQEVAGMMELGATGRSEWMEIGTYIERSVTSEMSGNMIDLCPVGALTSKPFRYSARPWELKSHKAIAPHDSIGSNIIIHSKNNEVKRVVPAENESINEVWISDRDRFSYEALNAADRLTTPMIKEKGQWKTVDWETALAFVADKLKHYAQEDASKVGVFASPSATLEELHISQKLFRGLGVENLEHRLRQVDFDMDASGGIMAPKLNHAFEEVEALDSVLLIGSYLRKELPLLNHRVRKAALNGAHVLSVNPVAFDFNYDVSAEFVAENMVNELAALAKAALELNGESDQAWSKSIDVTDAHRQAVQRLKDGQKASIMVGQIAQMDAHYAKLVKLASLIADATGATLNVLPMSANEVGAHMAGFVPKAGLNTNEMLSENMKCFINLGVEAEKDIQDGGRALKAMQNAECVINFTLFDSDAQREYADVMLPIASFAETAGTFVNACGLKQSFKMAVEPAGEAKAAWKIMRVLGNLLELEGFDYTHSNQVFAEVSDELRPVDVSGMAFEMPENIDLIGTQWISMYQVDSLVRRSPSLQATPDAQAVAN; encoded by the coding sequence ATGGTAAAGATTGAGATTAACGGACAAGTAGTTGAAGCTCATGAAGGCGACATGCTAATTGATGTCGCGGATGACGCTCAAATTTCGATTCCGCGTTTTTGTTATCACAAAAAACTATCAATCGCGGCGAACTGCCGGATGTGTTTGGTTGAAGTAGAAGGGGCGCCTAAGGCGTTACCGGCGTGTGCGACTCCGGTCACTGACGGGATGAAAGTACACACAAAATCGGCCAAAGCGCTGACGGCGCAAAAATCCGTTATGGAATTCTTGTTGATCAACCACCCGCTGGATTGTCCGATTTGTGACCAGGGTGGCGAGTGTGAACTGCAAGACGTGGCCATGGAATACGGTGATGACGTGTCCAAGTACACCGAAGCCAAGCGTATTCTTGGGGATAAGAACATCGGTTCCTTGATTCACACCGACATGACACGTTGCATTCACTGCACCCGTTGTGTGCGTTTCGGTCAGGAAGTGGCCGGAATGATGGAACTGGGCGCGACCGGGCGAAGCGAATGGATGGAAATCGGTACCTACATTGAACGTTCCGTTACCTCCGAAATGTCCGGCAACATGATTGACTTGTGTCCGGTGGGGGCCTTGACCTCGAAACCTTTCCGTTATTCCGCCCGTCCGTGGGAGTTGAAGTCGCATAAAGCCATTGCGCCCCACGACAGCATCGGTTCCAACATTATCATTCACTCCAAAAACAACGAAGTGAAACGGGTGGTACCGGCTGAAAATGAAAGCATCAATGAAGTCTGGATTTCCGACCGAGATCGCTTTTCGTACGAAGCCTTGAATGCCGCAGATCGTTTGACAACGCCGATGATCAAGGAAAAAGGGCAATGGAAAACCGTTGACTGGGAAACCGCGTTGGCGTTCGTGGCCGATAAGCTGAAGCATTATGCGCAAGAAGACGCTTCAAAAGTGGGCGTATTCGCCTCTCCGAGTGCGACTTTGGAAGAACTGCATATTTCTCAAAAACTGTTCCGCGGTTTGGGCGTGGAAAACCTTGAGCACCGTTTGCGTCAAGTCGATTTCGACATGGATGCTTCCGGCGGCATTATGGCGCCGAAACTGAATCATGCCTTCGAAGAGGTGGAAGCTTTGGATTCCGTGCTGTTGATCGGTAGCTATTTGCGTAAAGAATTGCCGCTTTTGAACCATCGTGTTCGTAAGGCTGCTTTGAACGGCGCACACGTGCTGTCGGTCAATCCGGTCGCGTTCGATTTCAATTACGACGTTTCAGCGGAATTCGTGGCTGAAAACATGGTCAATGAACTGGCGGCTTTGGCCAAAGCGGCACTGGAACTGAATGGCGAAAGCGACCAGGCCTGGTCGAAATCCATTGACGTAACCGATGCACACCGCCAAGCGGTTCAGCGTCTGAAAGACGGTCAAAAAGCCTCCATTATGGTCGGACAAATTGCACAGATGGATGCGCATTACGCGAAACTGGTGAAGTTGGCCAGTTTGATTGCCGATGCGACCGGAGCGACCTTGAATGTGTTGCCGATGTCCGCGAATGAAGTCGGTGCCCATATGGCCGGTTTTGTGCCGAAGGCCGGTTTGAATACCAATGAAATGCTGTCTGAAAACATGAAGTGTTTCATTAACTTGGGTGTGGAAGCTGAAAAAGATATTCAAGACGGTGGGCGCGCTTTGAAAGCGATGCAAAACGCCGAATGCGTCATTAATTTCACCCTATTCGACAGCGATGCTCAGCGCGAATACGCCGATGTCATGCTGCCAATCGCTTCCTTTGCGGAAACCGCCGGAACCTTCGTGAATGCCTGCGGCCTGAAGCAATCCTTCAAGATGGCGGTTGAGCCGGCCGGTGAGGCGAAAGCGGCATGGAAAATCATGCGTGTGCTGGGCAACCTGTTGGAATTGGAAGGGTTTGATTACACACACAGCAACCAAGTGTTTGCAGAAGTGTCGGACGAATTGCGTCCGGTTGATGTCTCCGGTATGGCATTTGAAATGCCGGAGAACATTGACCTGATCGGTACGCAATGGATTTCAATGTATCAAGTCGATTCGCTGGTGAGACGTTCGCCGTCCTTGCAAGCGACGCCGGATGCTCAGGCTGTGGCAAATTAA
- the nuoK gene encoding NADH-quinone oxidoreductase subunit NuoK: MIALSDYLIFGAILFMISMAGIFLNRKNVIVLLMSIELLLLAVNTNLVAFSHFLNDVTGQIFVFFILTVAAAEAAIGLAIIVLVFRNRKSINVDDLGSMKG; this comes from the coding sequence ATGATAGCTTTATCGGATTACTTAATTTTCGGTGCGATTCTTTTCATGATCAGCATGGCGGGGATTTTCCTGAACCGTAAAAACGTCATCGTATTATTGATGTCGATTGAATTATTATTGCTCGCCGTCAACACCAACTTGGTGGCGTTCTCGCACTTCTTGAATGATGTTACCGGACAAATTTTTGTCTTTTTCATCCTAACGGTTGCGGCCGCTGAAGCGGCGATTGGTTTGGCCATCATCGTATTGGTCTTCCGTAATCGAAAAAGTATCAATGTTGATGATTTAGGTTCAATGAAAGGGTAA
- the nuoF gene encoding NADH-quinone oxidoreductase subunit NuoF, with translation MIPLNECCYRLNHLDTPWDIETYIANGGYEIWKKVLAGEISPQEIIDEVKTSNIRGRGGAGFPTGLKWSFMNRAAPGPKYILCNSDEGEPGTFKDRDILRYNPHQLVEGMMIAGYVIGACAGYNYIRGEFWEPYKRFDNAINQAREAGLLGKNILGSGFDFDLYTHLGAGAYICGEETALIESIEGKKGQPRFKPPFPASYGLYGKPTTINNTETLASIPVILAKGGEWFSDLGVQNAGGTKCFAVSGHVEKPGNFEVRMGTPFKDLLDAAGGIWKGRKFKALIPGGSSTAVLPAEKALEMNMDYDSIAKAGSFLGAGSVVVMDDHTDMVKALERLTWFYYEESCGQCTPCREGTGWMYRVVHRIRQGKGRPEDLELLKDVSGKIMGRVICGLGDAATIPVSSFLQHFEHEFRHYIDHGCSIFDRQ, from the coding sequence ATGATTCCGTTAAATGAATGTTGCTACCGCTTGAATCATCTAGACACGCCTTGGGATATTGAAACCTATATTGCCAACGGCGGTTATGAAATCTGGAAAAAAGTGCTGGCAGGCGAAATTTCGCCGCAAGAGATTATCGATGAGGTGAAAACCTCCAATATCCGTGGGCGCGGTGGGGCCGGTTTCCCAACCGGTTTAAAGTGGAGCTTTATGAATCGTGCGGCGCCCGGACCGAAATACATTTTGTGTAATTCGGATGAAGGGGAGCCGGGCACGTTTAAAGACCGCGATATTTTGCGTTATAACCCCCACCAATTAGTGGAAGGGATGATGATTGCCGGTTATGTCATTGGTGCGTGCGCCGGTTACAACTACATCCGTGGCGAATTCTGGGAACCTTACAAGCGTTTTGATAATGCCATTAATCAAGCGAGAGAAGCCGGGTTACTGGGTAAAAACATTTTGGGTTCTGGGTTCGATTTCGACTTATACACGCATTTGGGTGCCGGGGCCTATATCTGTGGTGAAGAAACCGCCTTGATCGAGTCCATCGAAGGCAAGAAAGGCCAGCCACGCTTTAAACCCCCTTTTCCGGCCAGTTACGGGTTGTACGGTAAACCAACCACCATCAACAATACCGAAACGTTGGCATCGATTCCGGTGATCTTGGCGAAAGGCGGTGAATGGTTCTCCGACTTGGGCGTGCAGAATGCCGGCGGTACGAAATGTTTTGCGGTATCCGGTCACGTTGAAAAACCGGGTAACTTTGAAGTCCGTATGGGAACGCCGTTTAAAGATTTGTTGGACGCCGCCGGCGGTATCTGGAAAGGCCGAAAATTCAAGGCGCTGATTCCGGGTGGTTCTTCAACCGCTGTCTTACCAGCCGAAAAAGCGCTGGAAATGAATATGGATTACGATTCCATCGCTAAAGCCGGGTCTTTTCTCGGTGCGGGTTCCGTGGTGGTGATGGATGATCATACCGATATGGTTAAAGCGCTGGAGCGTTTGACCTGGTTCTATTACGAAGAGTCTTGCGGTCAATGTACACCTTGCCGTGAAGGAACGGGTTGGATGTATCGCGTGGTGCACCGTATCCGTCAAGGAAAAGGGCGTCCGGAAGACTTGGAATTGCTCAAAGACGTTTCGGGCAAAATTATGGGGCGTGTGATTTGTGGTTTGGGGGATGCTGCGACGATTCCAGTCAGCAGTTTCCTGCAACACTTTGAACATGAATTCCGTCATTATATCGATCACGGTTGCAGCATTTTCGACAGACAATAA
- the nuoL gene encoding NADH-quinone oxidoreductase subunit L has translation MLLKFLLTIILLSPLFGAVAAGLFGRQIGRRGAHTVTIFGVAVSTILSAYVFWLFIFEGHATYNVSLYTWLVSDGIKFEIGYMIDRLSATMMLVVTFVSLMVHIYTIGYMNHDEDYDHNNPYYQRFFSYISLFTFSMLSLVMANNFLQLFFGWEAVGLVSYLLIGFYMKRESAIQANLKAFLVNRVGDFGFILGIAVVVMYFNTLDYEEFFAGLEANQHIQMSFFPGVEWSMITVLCLLLFIGAMGKSAQMPLHVWLPESMEGPTPISALIHAATMVTAGIFMVARLSPAYELSEVALSVILIIGATTAFMMGVLGIVQNDIKRVVAYSTLSQLGYMVAALGASAYAAGMFHVLTHAFFKALLFLAAGSVIIAMHHIQDIRQMGGLRKHMPITYWALLIGSLALIGFPGFSGFFSKDSILMATDQTEIFGAGYAQLLLLISVFVTAFYSFRMFFVVFHGEESDYVKSHKITESPKVVTIPLIMLAIPAAIMGIPMVGGIFSGAYFGDSITVLPQHDVLGKIYAEQYHGVIDMILHSLTTAPVILALSGVFLAWLFYLKKPEWPAKIRQACPRGAYVLDNAYGFDRFNDIVFVNGARKLGDFFWKGIDVKIIDTGIVTNTFTSIANAAGALRLSQTGYLYHYAFVMIFGLLAMLVWVLW, from the coding sequence ATGCTATTAAAATTTCTATTAACGATTATCCTTTTGTCGCCATTGTTTGGCGCCGTGGCGGCCGGTTTGTTCGGGCGCCAGATTGGGCGACGTGGTGCCCACACGGTGACGATTTTCGGTGTGGCGGTATCCACCATCCTGTCGGCTTACGTTTTCTGGCTGTTCATCTTTGAAGGCCATGCGACTTACAATGTCTCGCTCTACACCTGGTTGGTGTCGGACGGCATTAAATTCGAAATCGGTTACATGATCGATCGTTTGTCCGCCACGATGATGCTGGTGGTCACGTTCGTTTCCTTGATGGTTCACATCTATACCATCGGTTATATGAATCATGACGAAGACTACGATCATAACAATCCGTATTATCAGCGTTTCTTCAGCTATATTTCTTTGTTCACCTTCTCGATGCTGTCCTTGGTGATGGCGAACAACTTCCTGCAGTTGTTCTTCGGTTGGGAAGCCGTGGGCTTGGTGTCTTACCTGTTGATCGGTTTCTACATGAAACGCGAATCGGCGATTCAGGCCAATTTGAAAGCCTTCCTGGTGAATCGTGTCGGTGACTTCGGCTTCATTCTGGGGATTGCCGTTGTGGTCATGTATTTCAATACCTTGGACTACGAAGAGTTCTTTGCTGGGCTGGAAGCAAATCAACATATTCAAATGAGCTTTTTCCCAGGCGTGGAATGGTCGATGATCACCGTTCTGTGTTTGTTGTTGTTTATCGGTGCCATGGGTAAATCGGCGCAAATGCCATTGCACGTTTGGCTGCCGGAATCGATGGAAGGCCCAACGCCGATTTCCGCTTTGATTCACGCTGCCACTATGGTAACGGCGGGTATCTTTATGGTAGCCCGTTTGTCGCCGGCCTATGAGTTATCCGAAGTGGCTTTGAGTGTGATTTTGATTATCGGTGCAACCACCGCCTTTATGATGGGGGTTCTGGGGATTGTTCAGAACGACATCAAACGTGTGGTGGCGTATTCGACCTTGTCCCAGTTGGGTTACATGGTCGCCGCTTTGGGTGCGTCCGCTTACGCGGCGGGCATGTTCCATGTTTTGACGCATGCCTTCTTTAAAGCCTTGTTGTTCTTGGCAGCTGGTTCGGTCATCATCGCCATGCACCATATTCAGGATATTCGTCAAATGGGCGGCTTGCGTAAGCACATGCCGATCACTTATTGGGCGTTGTTGATCGGTTCCTTGGCTTTGATTGGTTTCCCAGGTTTCTCCGGGTTCTTTTCGAAAGACAGTATTTTGATGGCAACCGACCAGACCGAAATCTTTGGTGCGGGCTATGCCCAGCTCTTGTTGCTAATCAGTGTTTTTGTCACGGCCTTCTACAGCTTCCGTATGTTCTTTGTCGTGTTCCATGGCGAAGAGTCGGATTACGTGAAGAGCCACAAAATCACCGAATCGCCTAAGGTGGTAACGATTCCGTTGATTATGTTGGCGATTCCGGCCGCCATAATGGGCATTCCAATGGTCGGAGGTATTTTCTCCGGTGCTTACTTCGGCGATTCTATTACCGTTTTGCCGCAACATGACGTGCTGGGCAAAATTTATGCTGAGCAATACCACGGCGTCATTGATATGATTCTGCACTCCCTGACGACGGCGCCGGTGATTCTGGCCTTGTCCGGTGTGTTCCTGGCTTGGTTGTTCTATCTGAAGAAGCCGGAGTGGCCAGCTAAAATTCGCCAGGCCTGCCCGCGCGGTGCCTATGTGTTGGATAACGCCTATGGCTTCGACCGTTTCAATGACATTGTGTTTGTGAACGGTGCGCGGAAGTTGGGTGACTTCTTCTGGAAGGGCATCGACGTCAAGATAATCGATACCGGTATCGTGACCAATACCTTCACGTCCATCGCGAATGCGGCGGGAGCGTTGCGACTGAGCCAAACCGGTTATCTATACCATTATGCGTTCGTGATGATTTTCGGCCTGCTGGCGATGCTGGTTTGGGTACTTTGGTAA